A single Denticeps clupeoides chromosome 7, fDenClu1.1, whole genome shotgun sequence DNA region contains:
- the LOC114793867 gene encoding transcription factor SOX-6-like, with amino-acid sequence MTSSHPQNINSASPYKSEECRAIFHMLDFRTPEHSKGSLNDVVDTLKQKKLEEMIKSEQDGTSESLEEKERQLSAMISQLLGLREQLLAAHDEQKKVAASQMEKSRQQEEQVRIVVYTDLRSFHYILLPPCPKELG; translated from the exons ATGACATCATCACACCCTCAAAACATTAACTCGGCATCTCCATACAAGTCAGAGGAGTGCAGGGCAATCTTTCACATGCTGGATTTCAGAACACCAGAGCATAGTAAGGGAAGTCTGAATGATGTGGTGGACACTCTCAAAcagaagaagctggaggagatgaTCAAGTCTGAGCAGGACG GTACCTCAGAAAGCCTGGAGGAGAAGGAAAGGCAGTTGTCCGCAATGATCTCTCAGCTCCTCGGGCTGCGTGAGCAGCTTCTGGCTGCCCATGATGAGCAGAAAAAGGTGGCTGCATCTCAGATGGAGAAGTCCCGGCAGCAGGAGGAGCAGGTGAGGATTGTTGTCTACACTGACCTGAGATCTTTTCACTACATACTGCTACCACCATGTCCGAAAGAACTGGGCTGA